A window of Calonectris borealis chromosome 3, bCalBor7.hap1.2, whole genome shotgun sequence contains these coding sequences:
- the SOX7 gene encoding transcription factor SOX-7 has product MAALLSTYPWPERLEGDVAEGLPPGPPPRCPAGEKGSESRIRRPMNAFMVWAKDERKRLAVQNPDLHNAELSKMLGKSWKALSLSQKRPYVEEAERLRVKHMQDYPNYKYRPRRKKQVKRICKRVDPGFLLGSLTRDQNAVPEKRTCGRAGGEKEGPGEYPPRPGLPAVRGYREAPGGSSSSSSSTSVDTYPYGLPTPPEMSPLDAIDPEQSFFSSPCPDEHHRSHLAGATYSPEYAGSSLPCNHHPLSPMPQPTTCMIPPASSCPPLPPPPPPSYYTPAFPSLHPPNLHAHLGQLSPPPDHHGFDTLDQLSQAELLGEMDRNEFDQYLNNPGHGDHHGGVLVNGHVPAAGGSHASETSLISVLADATATYYNNYSVS; this is encoded by the exons ATGGCTGCGCTGCTGAGCACCTACCCCTGGCCGGAGCGGCTGGAGGGGGACGTGGCCGAGGGgctgccgccggggccgcccccccgtTGTCCTGCGGGGGAAAAAGGCTCCGAGAGCCGCATCCGCCGGCCCATGAACGCTTTCATGGTGTGGGCGAAGGATGAGAGGAAACGTCTGGCCGTGCAAAACCCCGATCTGCACAACGCGGAGCTCAGCAAGATGCTCG GCAAATCCTGGAAGGCTCTGAGCCTCTCGCAGAAGCGTCCCTACGTGGAGGAGGCCGAGCGGCTGCGGGTGAAGCACATGCAAGATTATCCCAACTACAAGTACCGGCCCCGGCGGAAGAAGCAGGTCAAGCGGATCTGCAAGCGGGTGGACCCTGGGTTTTTGCTGGGCAGCCTGACGCGGGACCAAAACGCGGTGCCGGAGAAGCGGAcctgcggccgggccgggggggagaaagaggggccGGGTGAGTACCCCCCTcgcccggggctgccggccgTCCGGGGATACCGGGAGGCcccgggcggcagcagcagcagcagcagcagcaccagcgtgGACACCTACCCCTACGGGCTGCCCACCCCACCGGAGATGTCTCCGCTGGACGCCATAGACCCCGAGCAGAGCTTCTTCTCCTCGCCCTGCCCCGACGAGCATCACCGCTCCCACCTCGCTGGAGCCACCTACTCCCCGGAGTACGCGGGCAGCTCCCTCCCGTGCAACCACCACCCCCTCAGCCCCATGCCGCAGCCCACCACCTGCATGATCCCCCCGGCCTCCAgctgccctccccttcctcctcctcctcctcccagctacTACacgcctgccttcccctccctgcacccccccaacCTCCATGCCCACCTGGGCCAGCTCTCCCCGCCGCCCGACCACCACGGCTTTGACACCTTGGACCAGCTGAGCCAAGCCGAGCTCCTGGGGGAGATGGACCGCAACGAGTTCGACCAGTATCTCAACAACCCCGGCCACGGCGACCACCACGGCGGGGTCTTGGTCAATGGACACGTCCCAGCGGCTGGTGGCTCCCATGCCTCCGAGACCAGCCTCATCTCCGTCCTCGCCGATGCCACGGCCACCTACTACAATAACTACAGCGTCTCCTAG